The stretch of DNA GAAGCAAATTGAAGCAATCTCCTCTTTTTTACCTGTTTTGGATTCCTCCGTTCCCTTCGACCTAGCACAGAATTCGTCCCAATGGCAGTAATAGTGAATCCAGCTTATGTTTTTACTCTAATCTTTCGACTTGCTCAATAATGATCCTTAGTATATCATGCCCTCTAATTCAGTATATAGAATTTCCTCAAATTTATTACTAGGTAAAAGAGAAAGGCACTTGAAATGACAATCTAAATTTATAGGACTTGCAACATATGAACGATTCCTTGAGGCCGGGCTTGACGTTTGATTTCAGTTTTACTATTCCAGAAACGAAGACGGTTCCATATCTGTATCCTGAATCTGAAGAGTTTCAGATGATGCCGAAAGTCCTGGCTACAGGATTTATGATAGGCCTGATCGAGCGGGCGTGCATTAAGTTTATCAATGGTTATATAAACTGGCCAAGGGAACAATCGGTGGGAATAGATGTAAAACTGAGTCATTCTGCGGCGACTCCTTACGGATTGAAGGTCGACGTTAAAGGAGAGCTTATAAAAGTGGAGGGTAAAAAGCTTACCTTTTCTATAGTTGCAAGTGATGGTGTTGATGTTATCTCTGAAGGGACACATGAGAGATTCATAGTTGATTCCGAAAGATTCAGTTCAAAAGTAGAAAAGAAGAGAAATATGAGTACACGCTGAATTTAAGTAGTGAATTCCCTGACGTTCGATACATCGCGTCGGGTTTTGT from Thermodesulfobacteriota bacterium encodes:
- a CDS encoding thioesterase family protein, with the protein product MNDSLRPGLTFDFSFTIPETKTVPYLYPESEEFQMMPKVLATGFMIGLIERACIKFINGYINWPREQSVGIDVKLSHSAATPYGLKVDVKGELIKVEGKKLTFSIVASDGVDVISEGTHERFIVDSERFSSKVEKKRNMSTR